Proteins encoded together in one Schumannella luteola window:
- a CDS encoding sulfite exporter TauE/SafE family protein — translation MPDTPASLAPAVSPVRHWIGLLVVGLIGGFLSGLFGVGGGIIMVPLLTTIVGFDHRRAAATSLAAIVPTAIAGTASYAAGGQVQLLAAAIIGVGGIVGAQIGSRLLRRLPLGWLRWLFVALLVVVAVRTLIEVPSRGGEFAITPPSVIGLVALGLVMGIASGLFGIGGGILVVPVLIAVFGANDLLAKGTSLAAMILTALSGTIANVRAHLVRPAEGLVLGVAAVASSFGGVALAFGLSPLVANILFALLIAFSAVQIVIAALRDRRSR, via the coding sequence ATGCCCGACACGCCAGCCTCCCTCGCCCCCGCCGTCTCGCCCGTGCGCCACTGGATCGGCCTGCTCGTCGTCGGGCTGATCGGCGGCTTCCTCTCGGGACTGTTCGGCGTCGGCGGCGGCATCATCATGGTGCCGCTGCTCACCACGATCGTCGGCTTCGACCACCGCCGCGCCGCCGCGACCTCGCTCGCCGCGATCGTGCCGACCGCGATCGCCGGAACCGCGAGCTACGCCGCGGGTGGCCAGGTGCAGCTGCTCGCCGCGGCGATCATCGGCGTCGGCGGCATCGTCGGCGCGCAGATCGGATCGCGGCTGCTGCGCCGCCTGCCGCTCGGCTGGCTGCGCTGGCTCTTCGTCGCCCTGCTCGTGGTCGTCGCCGTGCGCACTCTGATCGAGGTGCCGTCGCGCGGCGGCGAGTTCGCGATCACGCCGCCGAGCGTCATCGGGCTGGTCGCGCTGGGACTCGTGATGGGGATCGCGTCGGGGCTGTTCGGCATCGGCGGCGGCATCCTCGTCGTACCCGTGCTGATCGCCGTGTTCGGGGCGAACGACCTGCTCGCGAAGGGCACCTCGCTCGCCGCGATGATCCTCACCGCGCTCTCGGGCACGATCGCGAACGTGCGGGCCCACCTCGTCCGCCCGGCCGAGGGGCTGGTGCTCGGCGTCGCGGCGGTCGCCTCGTCGTTCGGCGGCGTCGCTCTCGCGTTCGGACTGTCGCCGTTGGTGGCCAACATCCTCTTCGCGCTGCTCATCGCCTTCTCGGCGGTGCAGATCGTGATCGCGGCGCTGCGCGATCGGCGCTCGCGCTAG
- a CDS encoding MBL fold metallo-hydrolase, translated as MKLTKYEHACLVLEKSDEKLVIDPGSFTTPLFDLTKVAGIVITHEHADHWTQQQVERVLELNEGIPVYSTAAVAAAATGFDVTVAVPGETVEVGPFTLKFEGGRHAIIHSSIPQIDNVAVLVDGTLFHPGDSFTIPEEPVEVLAVPSSAPWLKAAEFMDYVLAVKPKRTFPIHEMINSQAGKAMAETRIADMVAQVGGEGFVLQPGESIEL; from the coding sequence ATGAAGCTGACGAAGTACGAGCACGCCTGCCTGGTGCTGGAGAAGAGCGACGAGAAGCTCGTCATCGATCCGGGTTCGTTCACCACTCCGCTGTTCGACCTCACGAAGGTCGCCGGCATCGTCATCACCCACGAGCACGCCGACCACTGGACGCAGCAGCAGGTCGAGCGCGTCCTCGAGCTCAACGAGGGCATCCCCGTCTACTCGACCGCTGCCGTCGCCGCCGCCGCGACCGGGTTCGACGTCACCGTCGCCGTGCCGGGCGAGACCGTCGAGGTGGGTCCGTTCACGCTGAAGTTCGAGGGCGGGCGCCACGCGATCATCCACTCCTCGATCCCGCAGATCGACAACGTCGCGGTGCTCGTCGACGGCACCCTGTTCCACCCGGGCGACTCGTTCACGATCCCCGAGGAGCCGGTGGAGGTTCTCGCGGTGCCGTCGAGCGCGCCCTGGCTGAAGGCGGCCGAGTTCATGGACTACGTGCTCGCGGTCAAGCCGAAGCGCACCTTCCCCATCCACGAGATGATCAACTCGCAGGCCGGCAAGGCGATGGCCGAGACCCGCATCGCCGACATGGTCGCGCAGGTCGGCGGCGAGGGCTTCGTGTTGCAGCCCGGTGAGTCGATCGAGCTCTGA